From one Streptomyces spiramyceticus genomic stretch:
- a CDS encoding ScbR family autoregulator-binding transcription factor, whose protein sequence is MAKPKQERAIKTRETLINAAAAVFEEHGFTTASINDILAKAGVTRGALYFHFPSKEELAQGVMSAQGDSLELPQGEPGLQTLIDTTLYLARELQTNVLLRAGVRLSIEQSSFGVQDTTPYELWVKAFREHLDAAKARGELLPHADPRELSELLVAAYSGVQLFSQLYTNRADLPQRIAVLWRALLPGIAVSGMLPHLKAEGSAAT, encoded by the coding sequence ATGGCGAAGCCCAAACAAGAGCGAGCGATCAAGACGCGCGAGACGCTCATCAACGCCGCCGCCGCCGTGTTCGAGGAGCACGGCTTCACGACCGCGAGCATCAACGACATCCTGGCCAAAGCGGGCGTCACTCGTGGAGCCCTGTACTTCCACTTCCCCTCCAAGGAAGAACTGGCGCAGGGCGTCATGTCGGCGCAGGGCGACTCCCTCGAACTCCCCCAGGGGGAACCGGGGCTCCAGACACTCATCGACACGACCCTGTACCTCGCGCGCGAACTGCAGACGAACGTCCTGCTGCGCGCGGGTGTGCGGCTCTCGATCGAGCAGTCCTCCTTCGGCGTGCAGGACACCACGCCGTACGAGCTGTGGGTGAAGGCCTTCCGCGAGCACCTGGACGCGGCCAAGGCGCGGGGGGAGCTGCTGCCGCACGCCGACCCCCGGGAGCTCTCCGAGCTGCTCGTCGCCGCGTACAGCGGTGTGCAGCTGTTCTCCCAGCTCTACACGAACAGGGCCGACCTGCCCCAGCGCATCGCCGTGCTGTGGCGCGCACTGCTGCCCGGCATCGCCGTCTCGGGCATGCTGCCGCACCTGAAGGCAGAGGGCAGCGCCGCGACTTAG
- a CDS encoding ScbR family autoregulator-binding transcription factor — protein MAEQERARRTRNRLVVAAAEVFDAIGYERATMARISAAAGVTKGALYFHFSTKDELARAVQARACEGSAEVLAGLDRPGAPALQVLIDVTHALARLVRDDMVVRAGVLLSRERGSADAALDCYAVWLRCVQALLLRAEAERALRPGVCRDAVTALVVSMICGTEFFARRDVLDTGLDPALSTDTDTDTRADANTDTARDRSDGAFEWLARIWGLVLPALVETGVGAALDASGRASGPSAG, from the coding sequence ATGGCGGAGCAGGAAAGGGCCAGGCGGACCCGGAACCGGCTGGTCGTCGCGGCGGCCGAGGTGTTCGACGCCATCGGGTACGAGCGGGCGACGATGGCCCGCATCAGTGCCGCGGCCGGGGTGACCAAGGGAGCCCTCTACTTCCACTTCTCCACCAAGGACGAGCTGGCCAGGGCTGTTCAGGCGCGGGCGTGCGAGGGATCCGCCGAAGTGCTCGCCGGGCTCGACCGGCCCGGCGCACCGGCGCTTCAGGTGCTCATCGATGTGACCCATGCGCTGGCCCGCCTGGTGCGGGACGACATGGTGGTACGGGCCGGCGTGCTGCTCTCGCGCGAGCGCGGGAGCGCCGATGCGGCCCTGGACTGTTACGCGGTCTGGCTCCGCTGCGTACAGGCACTGCTGCTGCGCGCCGAGGCCGAGCGCGCGCTGCGGCCCGGCGTCTGCCGCGACGCGGTCACCGCTCTGGTGGTCTCCATGATCTGCGGGACCGAGTTCTTCGCCCGCAGGGACGTGCTGGACACCGGACTGGACCCGGCCCTGTCCACAGATACGGACACGGACACCCGCGCGGACGCCAATACGGACACGGCCCGCGACCGGTCGGACGGGGCGTTCGAATGGCTTGCGCGCATCTGGGGCCTCGTCCTTCCCGCGCTGGTGGAGACCGGCGTCGGCGCGGCACTGGACGCGTCGGGCAGGGCGTCCGGCCCGTCCGCCGGCTGA
- a CDS encoding NADH:flavin oxidoreductase: MTTSPQRLHPALAPVDFAGLRLDNRLAVAPMTRVSATAQGLATAEMAAYYTDFAHGGFGLVITEGTYTDSAYSQGYANQPGIVSTTHTAAWQRVTDRVHAAGSRIVLQLMHAGALAQGNRFRPGTAAPSAVRPRGEQLANYGGGGPWPVPVPMTQEEITEAVRGFADSAARAREAGFDGVEVHAANGYLLDQFLTDCTNLRTDCYGGPIGQRVRLMRETVAAVRSATGHGFTVGVRFSQAKVNDHAHRWAGGTCEAETIFTAASAAGADYLHIAGSGRDWFTAERLDDGRTVAAVARESTGLPVMANGGMHDPDQAARVLEEGHADLLSVGTGALANPDLPRRLEGRAAPARFDPAVLKPLATLANARRVRAGQPL, translated from the coding sequence ATGACCACCTCCCCCCAACGGCTCCACCCCGCCCTCGCGCCGGTCGACTTCGCCGGACTGCGCCTGGACAACCGCCTCGCGGTCGCGCCGATGACCCGCGTCTCGGCCACCGCACAGGGACTGGCGACCGCCGAGATGGCGGCGTACTACACCGACTTCGCCCACGGCGGCTTCGGCCTGGTCATCACCGAAGGCACGTACACGGACAGCGCGTACAGCCAGGGCTACGCCAACCAGCCCGGCATCGTGTCGACCACGCACACCGCCGCCTGGCAGCGCGTCACCGACCGGGTCCACGCGGCCGGTTCCCGGATCGTGCTCCAGCTCATGCATGCCGGTGCGCTGGCCCAGGGCAACCGGTTCCGGCCGGGCACCGCCGCGCCGTCCGCCGTGCGGCCGCGCGGCGAGCAGCTGGCCAACTACGGCGGCGGGGGGCCGTGGCCGGTGCCCGTGCCCATGACCCAGGAGGAGATCACCGAGGCCGTCCGCGGCTTCGCGGACTCCGCCGCGCGGGCACGGGAGGCGGGCTTCGACGGGGTCGAGGTGCACGCGGCCAACGGCTATCTGCTCGACCAGTTCCTCACCGACTGCACCAACCTCCGCACCGACTGCTACGGCGGCCCGATCGGGCAACGCGTCAGGCTGATGCGCGAGACCGTCGCCGCCGTGCGGTCCGCGACGGGCCACGGCTTCACGGTCGGCGTCCGTTTCTCCCAGGCGAAGGTCAACGACCACGCCCACCGCTGGGCGGGCGGCACCTGCGAGGCCGAGACGATCTTCACGGCGGCCTCGGCGGCGGGAGCGGACTATCTGCACATCGCCGGCAGCGGCCGGGACTGGTTCACCGCCGAGCGCCTTGACGACGGCCGGACCGTCGCCGCCGTCGCCCGTGAGTCCACCGGGCTGCCGGTGATGGCCAACGGCGGCATGCACGACCCCGACCAGGCAGCGCGGGTCCTGGAGGAGGGGCACGCCGATCTGCTCTCGGTCGGTACGGGCGCTCTCGCCAACCCCGATCTGCCGCGCCGTCTTGAGGGCCGCGCGGCGCCCGCCCGGTTCGATCCGGCGGTGCTCAAGCCGCTTGCCACGCTCGCCAACGCCCGTCGGGTGCGGGCGGGGCAGCCTCTGTGA